In Pleurocapsa sp. PCC 7319, the following are encoded in one genomic region:
- a CDS encoding right-handed parallel beta-helix repeat-containing protein, translating to MTTFTVSNIEDSGAGSFRDAIIGANQSSGLDEIIFDIPGSEPHTIQALSPLPDITDSVIIDGTTQSGYAGTLIIKLNGENTGDNVDGLTITADGSGSIIQGLAIHSFSGDGIILDGSDSNQISGNYIGTDSTGIIDLGNQGNGISLINGADNNLIGGTSGANLSSNASDALSLGSEGNLILGNDGDGIELSGSGTNLNQITNNYIGTDVTGTQVIANEDGVSVNDGSSENIINHNLISGNLDDGVPIADPETIDSICL from the coding sequence ATGACTACATTTACCGTATCTAACATCGAAGACTCGGGTGCAGGTTCATTTCGCGATGCCATCATTGGAGCCAATCAATCTTCAGGTCTGGATGAAATTATTTTCGATATTCCTGGATCGGAACCTCATACAATTCAAGCTCTTTCACCGCTGCCCGATATTACTGATTCAGTCATCATCGATGGAACCACTCAATCGGGCTATGCTGGTACGCTAATCATTAAGCTGAATGGAGAAAATACTGGAGATAATGTTGATGGCTTAACCATTACAGCAGATGGCAGTGGAAGTATAATTCAAGGACTAGCAATTCATAGCTTCAGTGGCGATGGAATTATCCTGGATGGTTCAGATTCTAATCAAATTAGTGGTAACTATATTGGCACAGATTCAACTGGGATTATCGATCTTGGTAATCAGGGAAATGGTATCAGCCTCATAAACGGAGCCGACAATAATCTAATTGGTGGGACAAGTGGTGCCAACCTTTCGAGTAATGCTTCTGATGCTCTCAGTCTTGGTAGTGAGGGAAATCTCATCCTTGGTAATGATGGTGATGGAATAGAACTTAGTGGTTCGGGTACGAACCTCAATCAAATTACCAACAATTATATCGGTACAGATGTGACTGGTACTCAAGTGATCGCCAATGAGGATGGTGTTTCAGTTAACGACGGTAGTTCGGAAAATATTATCAATCACAACCTCATTTCCGGCAACTTGGATGATGGTGTGCCTATAGCCGATCCAGAGACAATCGATAGTATTTGTCTATAG
- a CDS encoding glycosyltransferase encodes MNNNHNPLVSIVINNYNYGSFIAKAIDSAINQSYSPIEIIVVDDGSTDNSREIIASYGDKIISLLKENGGQASAYNAGIAKTTGEIICFLDSDDFFHPEKVALVVQEFQADPEIGWCFNTVKLVDDQTNNQIGLTRQSGVGKCDFRDVVKQGTSLYIPPSSGLCFRRSLLNQILPIPEVFVNGADGYPMIAAPVLSPGFMLEPALTTMRVHRDNNSTGRNDRPQLETKNLVTAYFLRTKFPQLAKICNRMFARGLSAYWKYKVVYIRFGVPYQGYREAIKNYFSNLSVLEKIEIILRTIYYSLSTKANNSINLVLK; translated from the coding sequence GTGAATAATAACCATAACCCCTTAGTCAGTATTGTCATCAATAACTATAATTACGGTTCTTTTATTGCTAAAGCAATCGATAGTGCCATAAACCAATCATATTCACCCATAGAAATTATTGTGGTTGATGACGGTTCTACCGATAATTCGCGAGAAATCATAGCTAGTTATGGAGATAAGATTATTTCCTTACTTAAGGAAAATGGCGGACAAGCCTCAGCCTATAATGCTGGGATTGCCAAAACTACCGGAGAAATTATCTGTTTTCTCGACTCTGACGATTTTTTTCATCCGGAAAAAGTCGCTCTTGTAGTCCAAGAGTTTCAAGCAGACCCAGAGATTGGCTGGTGTTTTAATACCGTAAAATTAGTTGACGACCAAACCAATAATCAAATTGGGTTAACTCGCCAAAGCGGTGTTGGCAAATGTGACTTTCGCGACGTAGTTAAACAAGGAACTTCCCTTTATATTCCTCCTTCTTCAGGTTTATGCTTTCGACGCAGTCTTCTAAACCAAATTCTGCCCATACCGGAAGTATTTGTTAATGGTGCAGATGGCTACCCGATGATAGCTGCTCCCGTTCTCAGTCCTGGTTTTATGCTAGAACCAGCATTAACTACTATGCGAGTGCATAGAGACAATAATTCTACTGGTCGCAATGATAGACCACAATTAGAAACTAAAAATCTCGTAACTGCTTATTTTTTAAGAACTAAATTTCCCCAATTAGCGAAAATATGCAATCGAATGTTCGCTAGAGGTTTGAGTGCTTACTGGAAATATAAAGTGGTTTATATTCGCTTCGGTGTTCCGTATCAGGGATATCGAGAAGCAATCAAAAATTATTTTTCTAATCTATCTGTACTAGAAAAAATTGAGATTATTCTGAGAACTATCTACTATAGTCTTTCAACAAAAGCTAATAATTCAATTAATCTTGTTCTCAAATAG
- a CDS encoding sulfotransferase, producing the protein MILSNNNSSRIRIHIVGCGPRTGTTLMAEMAIACWKIDLYTEHEDSIYTRPSRPGEIFLTKRPRDILVVDPILRMLPNLYVIYMLRDPRDTITSKHRKDPKRYWASLRYWKAYTPYGCKLQHHPRFMTVRYEDLVQKPDNVQAYLMQQMPFLQKRASFSRYHEFAQPSKRSLDALRGIRPVASNSVGKWRNHLPRVAGQLQLHGEKAIAQDLIEYGYESDDSWLNELQNVSPDLSESHWPEYFTTSELRQRMRGKYSRALAAYVRNLHSR; encoded by the coding sequence ATGATTTTGTCTAATAACAATAGTTCGAGAATCAGAATACACATTGTAGGCTGCGGGCCGCGCACGGGCACAACCCTGATGGCGGAAATGGCGATCGCCTGCTGGAAAATCGATCTCTATACAGAACATGAAGATAGTATTTATACTCGTCCCTCTCGCCCAGGGGAAATCTTTTTAACTAAACGTCCTCGCGATATTCTGGTTGTAGATCCTATACTGCGTATGCTACCCAACCTTTATGTAATCTATATGCTGCGCGATCCTCGGGATACAATCACCAGTAAACATCGCAAAGATCCTAAGCGATATTGGGCAAGTCTGCGCTATTGGAAGGCATACACTCCTTATGGGTGCAAATTGCAACATCATCCGCGATTTATGACAGTTCGCTATGAAGATTTAGTCCAAAAACCCGATAATGTTCAAGCATATTTGATGCAGCAAATGCCTTTTTTACAAAAACGAGCTTCCTTTAGTCGTTATCATGAGTTTGCTCAACCCTCAAAACGTTCCCTAGATGCGCTACGTGGTATACGTCCTGTCGCTTCTAATAGCGTTGGTAAATGGCGCAACCATCTTCCACGAGTAGCAGGACAACTTCAGCTCCATGGAGAAAAAGCGATCGCTCAAGATCTGATCGAATATGGATACGAATCAGACGACTCTTGGCTAAATGAGCTGCAAAATGTATCTCCCGATTTAAGTGAGAGTCATTGGCCTGAATATTTTACTACTTCAGAGCTTAGACAACGCATGAGGGGTAAATATAGCAGAGCTTTGGCAGCATATGTGCGTAATTTGCACAGCAGATAA
- a CDS encoding sulfotransferase domain-containing protein encodes MKLPNLVIAGVVKAGTTSLYSYLSLHPEICCSTVKETCYFSYYRYGQWDPWYSDNDDPFKQYQNYFVHCENQKYVMEASPGYFEGKKTVAQTIKNTLGDQVKIIIILREPVSRLISFFKYKKSRLELDKKLSLTKYLEQCIALSPEERIKKENDTYWGIEGGFYTNYLEDWLNIFGKSIYITFFDELQYNPKLLLTNICNWLEIDDIVFKSQQLTVENKSLNYKNKYLQELALLINHKAEKFWRANPGIKKGLRNIYYNLNNMPYQEEISEQTLNYLQSLYQPYNQKLATQLAARNITNLPQWLLF; translated from the coding sequence ATGAAATTACCTAATTTAGTAATCGCTGGAGTTGTAAAAGCAGGAACGACTTCGTTATATAGTTACTTATCCCTTCATCCCGAAATTTGTTGTTCCACTGTCAAAGAAACTTGCTATTTCTCTTACTATCGATACGGTCAGTGGGATCCTTGGTATAGTGACAACGACGATCCATTTAAGCAGTATCAGAATTACTTTGTTCACTGTGAGAATCAAAAGTATGTAATGGAAGCTAGTCCTGGTTATTTTGAGGGTAAAAAAACAGTTGCTCAAACCATCAAAAATACTCTAGGAGACCAGGTAAAAATTATTATTATTCTGAGAGAACCAGTTTCACGACTAATTTCTTTTTTTAAGTATAAAAAGAGTAGATTAGAACTAGATAAAAAACTAAGTTTAACTAAATATTTAGAACAATGTATTGCTTTATCACCTGAAGAAAGAATAAAAAAAGAAAATGATACTTATTGGGGTATTGAAGGTGGATTTTATACTAATTACTTAGAAGATTGGTTGAATATTTTTGGCAAATCTATTTATATTACTTTTTTTGACGAACTGCAATATAATCCTAAGCTATTGCTGACTAATATTTGTAATTGGTTAGAAATAGATGATATTGTGTTTAAATCACAACAATTAACAGTAGAAAATAAAAGCTTAAATTACAAAAACAAATATTTACAAGAGCTGGCTCTATTGATTAACCATAAAGCGGAAAAATTCTGGCGAGCTAATCCAGGAATCAAAAAGGGTTTGAGAAATATTTACTATAACTTGAATAATATGCCGTATCAAGAAGAAATTAGCGAACAAACTCTAAACTATTTGCAATCTCTTTATCAACCTTATAATCAAAAATTGGCAACACAGCTAGCAGCCAGAAATATTACTAACCTTCCTCAATGGTTACTGTTTTAG
- a CDS encoding glycosyltransferase, translated as MYIALIAHYLGPRLGIGQYLERLLPPLVDELTDLGAKVIIFASPNAVEQTPALQKLKSLARILPPLDYSPVRRYAWVATNLANYCRREKIQTVVWLSNPIVLPWHPSTIAVIHDVNEWKVANKYGSRLKTWLRSKIYLDASLHYARKIILSSEVAKKDLCHFRPTPQLKFKLKAIANGNDSQLIDLAPVAIPAPTRPFLLSVGRIDPTAKRLPEAVALVSALREMTNQPWELHLIGGMNTSTQASGEAFLKSIENKHWVHYLGYVDDRALAQWYRQATAVVFLSENEGFGLPVAEAAAFGRWVVVSQTNQASGKAGGSAIIPVDAFNPHEGATKLLKQLQNSPSPPDEARGQQWQTTAKEYAAEICRHY; from the coding sequence ATGTACATTGCTCTCATCGCTCATTATCTCGGTCCTCGTTTGGGAATTGGACAGTATCTAGAGCGATTGTTACCGCCCTTAGTTGATGAACTAACTGACCTGGGGGCTAAGGTAATAATCTTCGCCTCTCCTAACGCTGTAGAACAGACACCTGCTCTACAGAAATTAAAATCTCTAGCTAGAATTCTTCCTCCCTTAGATTACTCTCCAGTCAGAAGGTATGCTTGGGTAGCTACTAATCTGGCTAACTATTGTCGTCGTGAAAAGATACAGACGGTAGTTTGGCTTTCCAATCCGATTGTATTGCCTTGGCATCCATCTACTATCGCCGTAATTCACGATGTCAATGAATGGAAAGTAGCCAATAAGTATGGCAGTCGCCTCAAAACTTGGCTGCGCTCAAAAATTTATCTTGATGCTTCACTGCACTACGCACGAAAAATAATTCTCAGCAGTGAGGTGGCTAAAAAAGATTTATGTCATTTTCGTCCCACTCCTCAATTAAAGTTCAAGCTAAAAGCGATCGCCAATGGTAATGACTCCCAACTAATCGATCTAGCTCCTGTTGCAATACCTGCCCCTACTAGGCCGTTCCTCTTATCCGTCGGCAGAATCGATCCAACTGCCAAACGTTTACCAGAAGCAGTAGCTTTAGTCTCAGCTTTGAGAGAAATGACTAATCAACCCTGGGAATTGCATTTGATAGGAGGAATGAACACCAGTACTCAAGCAAGCGGAGAAGCTTTTTTGAAATCGATTGAAAATAAGCATTGGGTTCATTATCTGGGTTATGTAGATGATCGAGCTTTAGCTCAATGGTATCGTCAAGCAACTGCCGTAGTTTTTCTTTCAGAAAATGAGGGCTTTGGTTTACCTGTCGCCGAAGCTGCTGCTTTTGGTCGTTGGGTTGTCGTAAGTCAAACTAATCAAGCAAGCGGAAAAGCTGGAGGGAGTGCAATTATTCCTGTAGATGCTTTTAATCCTCACGAGGGAGCAACAAAACTCTTAAAACAACTTCAAAATAGCCCATCTCCTCCCGATGAAGCAAGAGGTCAACAATGGCAAACTACAGCTAAAGAGTATGCAGCAGAAATTTGCCGTCATTATTGA
- a CDS encoding glycosyltransferase family 2 protein has protein sequence MDQFVSVIIPVFNDAERLKICLAALEAQTYTQDYYEVIVVDNGSDESLEGLIQNFSQAKFAYCNNLSSYAARNHGITLAKGEILAFTDADCIPKEDWLETGVKKLLSTANCGLVAGKIEIFFKNRDRPTAVELYDSVTFFNQPQYIKEHKYGATANIFTYKSVFERVGLFNSQLKSGGDKEWGQRVFAQGYDSVYADEACVAHPARYTLGQMYRKISRVRGVGYEQARATQPLLVYLLTTLSHLKPPFRTTRRKLNQLSQEGRLKNTLQTTQVIFVSLAMHYLGFFAQTYRDQ, from the coding sequence ATGGATCAATTTGTTTCGGTAATTATTCCCGTGTTTAACGATGCAGAGCGTCTAAAAATATGTTTGGCAGCTTTAGAAGCGCAAACTTATACTCAAGATTATTATGAAGTGATTGTTGTCGATAATGGGAGTGATGAAAGTCTCGAAGGTTTAATCCAAAATTTCTCTCAAGCTAAATTTGCTTACTGCAACAACCTTAGTTCTTATGCTGCTCGCAACCACGGTATTACTCTGGCTAAAGGGGAAATACTCGCTTTTACTGATGCTGATTGTATCCCCAAAGAAGACTGGCTCGAAACAGGGGTCAAAAAGCTTTTGAGTACTGCTAATTGCGGGCTAGTGGCGGGGAAAATTGAGATTTTTTTTAAAAATCGCGATCGCCCTACAGCAGTTGAACTTTACGATAGCGTTACTTTTTTCAATCAACCACAATATATCAAAGAGCATAAATATGGCGCGACCGCGAATATATTTACCTATAAATCCGTGTTCGAACGAGTAGGTTTATTTAATTCCCAACTCAAATCTGGAGGAGATAAAGAATGGGGTCAAAGAGTTTTTGCTCAAGGATATGATTCAGTTTATGCAGATGAAGCTTGTGTCGCTCATCCTGCCAGATATACACTGGGACAAATGTATCGCAAAATCTCTCGTGTTAGGGGAGTAGGCTACGAACAAGCTAGAGCAACTCAACCACTACTAGTCTATTTACTCACAACTCTATCCCACTTAAAACCGCCATTTCGTACTACCAGACGCAAACTAAATCAATTATCTCAAGAAGGTAGGCTTAAAAATACCTTGCAGACAACCCAAGTTATCTTCGTCAGTTTAGCCATGCATTACCTAGGGTTTTTCGCCCAAACCTATCGCGATCAGTAG
- a CDS encoding response regulator: MINLLIVEDQQTILQLLKNYLEQESDLRIVAIAADGQVAIDKVDKFRPDVVLMDVEMPGVDGISATKIISERYPEVKVLILSTHDDDQIFNLALQAGAKGYILKTTPAPELIKFIRSVHRGRLQVGSGMVQKLPTEYNPVISRDNFNGQQRPDLFSTQKPASRTPYYLLGVLLNFLVWLVVVVYWKIAPPQYTSEWGLKVLGRGTGVELSLPSIGRASSNSKSEQSGEDIRVDYAYIAADSSILERAAIEAGLSAKDFGKPEIITDEEGSIITLMIEGDTPIKAQQKAYAFNHVLTEKIDKLRQAEVERQEQHTQKTLEKARQRLDSAQEKLSSYQVSSSLSSEEQIKQITNNLEDLYRQRAELTAQEKGLNNLSQQLGEELNLSSTEATAAYKLLDDDVFQQQLELYAQGRGELNNLLSRFTAVNPAVIEKQSELEETTTSLQERAAFLLNRSVSKQELERIIYLTLDPKVKTVRQEVFKDLISNAAEEQKLEAQIQELENQMGRLESRQRNIAQNKLKMDRFQRDLQVAEAVFATTLAELDLGKEHVYSLYPPLQLIKEPSLPKENQPTSPNLRLLLLGGMAGSFLVTTGLILLWFERQPASLSTPNLSKNPPVHRIDRAQVNSSSRKHRSLNSKTDKY; the protein is encoded by the coding sequence ATGATTAATCTTCTTATAGTCGAAGACCAACAGACAATTCTACAACTTTTAAAAAATTATTTAGAGCAAGAATCAGATTTAAGAATTGTGGCGATCGCAGCTGATGGTCAAGTAGCGATCGACAAAGTAGATAAGTTTAGACCTGATGTGGTCTTGATGGATGTGGAAATGCCAGGAGTAGATGGGATTTCCGCTACCAAAATTATTTCTGAACGTTATCCTGAAGTAAAGGTTTTAATCTTAAGTACTCATGATGACGATCAAATCTTTAACCTAGCTCTGCAAGCGGGTGCGAAAGGATATATCCTCAAAACTACTCCTGCTCCAGAACTAATTAAATTTATCCGCTCTGTTCATAGGGGGCGTTTACAGGTAGGCTCAGGGATGGTGCAGAAGTTACCAACAGAGTATAACCCGGTAATTAGTAGAGACAATTTTAATGGGCAGCAACGTCCTGATTTATTTTCTACTCAAAAACCTGCTTCTAGAACACCCTATTATCTACTGGGAGTTTTACTAAACTTTTTAGTTTGGTTGGTAGTAGTGGTTTATTGGAAAATTGCTCCACCTCAATACACAAGCGAATGGGGACTCAAAGTACTGGGTAGAGGAACAGGAGTGGAACTGAGCTTACCTAGCATTGGAAGGGCATCATCTAATTCTAAATCTGAACAGAGTGGTGAAGACATTAGGGTAGATTATGCTTATATTGCTGCTGATTCATCTATCTTAGAGCGAGCCGCCATAGAAGCGGGTCTGTCTGCAAAAGACTTTGGCAAACCAGAAATTATTACTGACGAGGAAGGTAGCATCATTACCTTGATGATTGAAGGGGATACTCCTATAAAAGCGCAACAAAAAGCCTATGCTTTTAATCATGTTCTGACTGAAAAAATTGATAAGTTGAGGCAAGCTGAAGTAGAACGCCAAGAACAGCATACTCAAAAAACCCTAGAAAAAGCACGTCAGAGACTGGATTCAGCTCAGGAAAAACTTTCGTCATACCAAGTTTCCTCTTCCTTGAGTTCGGAGGAACAGATTAAACAGATAACCAACAATTTGGAAGATTTATATCGTCAAAGAGCAGAGTTAACAGCTCAAGAAAAGGGATTAAATAATCTCTCTCAACAATTGGGAGAAGAGTTGAATTTGTCTTCGACAGAAGCGACGGCTGCTTATAAATTGCTGGATGATGATGTTTTCCAACAACAGTTAGAGCTTTATGCTCAAGGGAGAGGAGAATTAAATAATTTATTGTCTCGGTTTACGGCAGTAAATCCAGCAGTCATCGAAAAACAATCAGAGTTAGAAGAGACAACTACATCTTTACAGGAACGAGCAGCTTTTTTATTGAATCGATCGGTAAGTAAACAAGAACTAGAAAGAATTATTTACCTTACTCTCGATCCGAAAGTTAAAACAGTTAGGCAAGAAGTATTCAAAGATTTAATTTCCAATGCGGCCGAAGAGCAAAAATTAGAAGCTCAAATCCAAGAGTTAGAAAATCAGATGGGACGACTAGAAAGCCGTCAACGAAATATAGCTCAAAACAAGCTAAAAATGGATCGCTTTCAGCGAGATCTACAAGTAGCAGAGGCAGTATTTGCCACGACTTTAGCAGAATTAGATTTGGGTAAAGAACATGTCTATTCCCTTTATCCCCCTCTTCAGTTGATTAAAGAACCAAGCCTGCCCAAAGAAAATCAACCAACGAGTCCCAATCTTCGTTTGCTGTTGTTGGGTGGTATGGCAGGTTCTTTTCTGGTTACTACTGGCTTGATTTTACTTTGGTTTGAGCGACAACCTGCTTCGTTGTCAACTCCAAATTTAAGTAAAAACCCTCCTGTTCATAGGATTGATCGAGCTCAAGTCAACTCATCTTCAAGAAAGCATCGTTCTCTGAACTCTAAGACAGATAAATATTAA
- a CDS encoding flippase has translation MNKGVQYLQDLWQTFLIKNNDSSLKQRLIRGVAGTFGLKLAATGLNFLTGILLARLLGASGFGVYTYAFAWTQLLILAGTLGLDKLIVREVAIYQTKSEWSLVRGLLQWANQIVLIVSVVLALGAIGVAWGLNMEANSEQFWAFCVAMLLIPIAVLRNLRLSAMRGLHQIVIGLMPELILAPLLLLVLTGFTYLFLGDSLNAFWVVLMRVVAALITLAIGVKLLDLALPNAAKEATPKYQIKTWLSSALPFMFLGSLYIIKSRTDILMLGAIQGAEAAGIYFAVSRGAHLINFILGSVNTVLGPNIANLYAEGKTKQLQRVMTKSARVVLLIALPITATMIGLGHWYLSLFGKDFSQGQQALTILCVGQLAHASAGSVGLLLNMTGNERFTFISNVAGTGLNVILNVLLIPRWGIEGAALATTSTTILVNIINTLWVRQKLGIDCTALGKVI, from the coding sequence ATGAATAAAGGAGTTCAGTATCTCCAAGACTTATGGCAAACCTTCTTAATTAAAAATAACGATAGCAGCCTCAAACAACGTTTAATCAGAGGTGTAGCTGGTACTTTTGGTCTGAAACTTGCGGCTACTGGATTAAATTTTCTTACTGGTATACTCCTAGCTCGCTTGTTAGGAGCATCAGGTTTTGGTGTTTATACTTACGCTTTTGCCTGGACTCAATTGTTGATCTTGGCGGGAACTTTAGGACTGGATAAATTAATCGTCCGTGAAGTAGCCATCTATCAAACCAAGTCAGAATGGAGTTTGGTACGTGGTCTATTGCAGTGGGCTAATCAAATTGTCCTCATTGTTTCTGTGGTATTGGCTCTAGGAGCCATAGGTGTAGCTTGGGGCTTAAATATGGAGGCTAATTCTGAACAGTTTTGGGCTTTTTGTGTGGCGATGCTGTTAATCCCGATCGCTGTTCTGAGAAATCTGCGACTATCAGCGATGAGAGGACTACATCAGATCGTGATCGGACTTATGCCAGAATTGATCCTCGCTCCTCTATTGCTGCTCGTTTTGACTGGATTTACCTATCTATTCCTAGGAGATAGTTTGAACGCTTTCTGGGTGGTACTAATGAGAGTGGTCGCGGCTCTTATTACTCTGGCGATCGGCGTGAAATTGCTAGACCTAGCTTTGCCCAATGCTGCCAAGGAAGCCACTCCTAAATATCAGATCAAGACTTGGCTAAGTAGTGCCTTACCCTTCATGTTCTTGGGTAGTCTATACATAATTAAATCTCGGACTGATATTCTGATGCTGGGAGCAATCCAAGGTGCTGAAGCAGCGGGAATTTATTTTGCTGTCAGTCGAGGAGCCCATCTAATTAACTTCATTTTGGGTTCTGTGAATACTGTTTTAGGACCCAATATTGCCAATCTTTATGCTGAAGGCAAGACGAAGCAACTACAACGGGTTATGACTAAAAGTGCTCGTGTTGTATTGTTGATTGCTTTACCAATAACTGCCACTATGATCGGACTAGGCCATTGGTATTTATCGCTGTTTGGGAAAGATTTTTCTCAAGGACAACAGGCTTTGACCATTCTATGCGTGGGACAATTAGCACATGCCTCAGCCGGTTCAGTCGGTTTATTACTCAATATGACTGGAAATGAACGTTTTACGTTTATTTCTAACGTGGCAGGAACAGGACTCAATGTTATTTTGAACGTTTTATTAATTCCTCGATGGGGAATTGAAGGTGCAGCATTAGCCACGACCAGCACCACGATTTTGGTCAATATTATTAATACACTCTGGGTACGTCAAAAACTTGGTATTGATTGCACTGCTTTGGGAAAAGTAATCTAA
- a CDS encoding flippase codes for MNKGVQYLQDLWQTFLAKNNDTSLKQRLIRGAAGTFSLRLVATGLNFLTGILLARLLGVSGFGVYTYAFTWTQLLTIGATLGLDKLIVREVAIYKTKSAWGLMRGLIHWTNWVALAMSVALVLGAIGVAWSLNMPANSEQFIVFCVAMLLIPIETLRNIRLGAMRGLHKIVMGLVPEWIIAPLLLLVLTGSAYLLLDGSLTPTLVALIKVFAATVTLVIGVKLLHQILPSAAKETPPEYQAKQWLYSALPFMFIGSMFMIKSRSDILMLGALQSAEAVGIYFAVSRGAQLLDFIPNAANAVLEPNIASLYTEGKIEQIQRIMIKSSRTVFLTSLPIIIGLIGFGYWYLSLFGKEFTQGNTALIILCVGQLTNITAGSVGLLLNMTGNERYTLISRGGSTILNVVLNALLIPRWGLEGAAIATASSTILLNLENTIWARKKLGIHCTAFGKLI; via the coding sequence ATGAATAAAGGAGTTCAGTATCTCCAAGACTTATGGCAAACCTTCTTAGCTAAAAATAACGATACCAGCCTCAAACAACGTTTAATTAGAGGTGCAGCGGGTACTTTTAGTCTGAGACTTGTAGCTACTGGATTAAATTTTCTTACTGGTATACTCCTTGCTCGCTTGTTAGGAGTATCAGGTTTTGGTGTTTACACTTACGCCTTTACCTGGACTCAATTACTGACCATCGGGGCAACCCTAGGGCTAGATAAATTAATCGTCCGTGAAGTAGCTATCTATAAAACGAAATCAGCCTGGGGTTTGATGCGGGGTCTAATCCATTGGACTAACTGGGTAGCATTAGCGATGTCTGTCGCCTTAGTTTTGGGAGCAATAGGTGTAGCCTGGAGCTTAAATATGCCAGCTAACTCCGAACAGTTTATAGTTTTCTGTGTGGCTATGCTTCTAATTCCCATCGAGACTCTAAGAAATATAAGATTAGGAGCGATGAGAGGACTACATAAAATTGTGATGGGGCTAGTACCAGAGTGGATTATCGCTCCCCTATTGTTACTAGTCTTAACCGGATCTGCTTATCTATTGCTAGACGGAAGTTTAACTCCTACCTTGGTAGCATTAATTAAAGTATTTGCTGCGACTGTTACTCTGGTAATCGGCGTAAAATTGCTTCATCAAATTTTGCCCTCTGCAGCTAAAGAAACTCCCCCCGAATACCAAGCAAAGCAATGGTTGTACAGCGCCTTACCCTTCATGTTTATAGGAAGTATGTTCATGATTAAATCACGATCTGATATTTTGATGTTAGGAGCATTGCAGAGTGCTGAAGCAGTAGGGATTTATTTTGCTGTTAGTCGAGGAGCCCAACTGCTCGACTTCATTCCCAATGCTGCCAACGCAGTTCTCGAACCCAACATTGCTAGTCTTTATACCGAAGGAAAGATCGAACAGATACAAAGAATTATGATCAAAAGTTCTCGTACGGTATTTTTGACTTCCTTACCAATAATTATTGGTCTGATTGGATTTGGCTACTGGTATTTATCATTGTTTGGCAAGGAGTTTACCCAAGGAAATACAGCTCTAATCATTCTTTGTGTGGGACAACTAACAAATATAACCGCCGGTTCAGTTGGTTTGTTGCTAAACATGACTGGAAATGAGCGTTACACTCTGATTAGCCGTGGTGGTAGTACCATTTTGAATGTAGTTTTAAACGCTTTATTGATTCCCAGATGGGGACTCGAAGGAGCAGCTATAGCTACGGCTAGCAGTACGATTTTATTAAATCTTGAAAATACAATTTGGGCACGCAAAAAGCTGGGCATTCATTGCACTGCCTTCGGAAAATTGATCTAA